Part of the Sphingomonas sp. IW22 genome is shown below.
CGGATAATTTTCGTCCCGGAAGAGGTCGAGCAGCCCGTCGAACGGGCTCTCCGGCGTGCGCGGGAAGAGCGCGGCGAAGTCCGCGCCCAGGTCGCGATAGTGGGCCTCGAGCACGTCGAGGCCTATCTCGGCATCGTCGATCATCTCGATCGCGCCGACGACGCGGTGAAGAAGATCGGCCTCAGCGCTGGTGACCGCAATGCCGAACGCGGCCTTGGTATAGCTATTGGACATGACGGCCTCCGTGGCTGGCGGGGTTGTCGGCATCGACACCGCGGACGACGAGCGGCGGCACGGTGAATTCGGCAGTATCGAAATGCGCGAGGACGGCCTCGAACGAGCCGAGCATCTCGATCTTGCTTCGGCTGATGACGACCTCGTCATCCTCGGTGACCGCGTAGGACGTGATGCGCTCGTCGCCGGTCGAAACGACGCGTTCAGGTCCCCACTGGCCGGAATAGCCGCCGCACCATCGAACGAAGGGCAATCGATGGGAAAGGCACCAGCTTTCGAGATCGTCGAAGCTGCCGCCGGCCACCTCATGGGCGAAGAGGCTGAGCGGCTCACCCGCGACATGATGATGCGCTTCGAAAGGCTCGCCGTCCCATTCGATGGCGAGTCGCTCGCTTGCGATGATGTCGACCAGCTCGTCGAACTCGGCGGCGTTGAGCGTGCCTCCGACGATGATCGAGGCGGATACGCGATCGGCCATATGGACCTCCTTCGGTTGTGCGCGCCTCGGCGCGCATGAATTGACCGGCACGCGCTCGGCCGCCCCGCCCGGGACGGACGCATGCTGCCCGGCCTCGGTTGCGGAGCATTGCGGCTTATCCGCCGCTGCGCCGCATCCGGTGCTGGACGTGGCGGGCTGCGCCTTCGGCGCTGCTGATCGCCTTGCCGGCGGCCGACGCCGCCTGGCGGGCGCCAGCCTGGCGGAGAAGAGTCCGCGCTTCGCGCAGTCGTTCGACCGCGATGGCGATGGCCTGCCCGTGCTCGGGCGTGGCCGGGGTGATCCGGCGCATATCATTCCTCCGAAAGGGATGGAGCGGCGCGCGAGGCACCTAATCGTCTTCGGGCAGCATGATCGTCATGACCCGTGTCGTGACATCGGGGTCGCCCGGATCCTCGGAGCCCCATTCGAGCGAGCGATCATAATAGTCGATCGCAAAGCGGATCGCCCTGCCCCTGAACAGGACCTCGCCGCGGCGGCGTTCATCGCGCTCGTCGGCCGCGAAGGCGCACCGGTCGATCGCCATCAGCAATTCGCCATGGGCGCGCAGCGTCGCGTCGGGGTCTGAGCCTTCGGCGAGCGCCGCTGCGCAAGCGGCGGTGATGACGATCCGCGCCGCCGGATCGAGACCTTGCCGGACGCGATCGTTGAGCGTGGCGATGCGGGAGAGCTGGTCTGTCATTCTGCCTCCATCAGGCCGGCATTGAAGGTCGCGATCCAGGCTTCCATCGTCGGACGCTCTGAGACCGGCACGAGGCTGGCCGCGTCCTGGAAACGGATCAGGTTGGTCGGGGCGTCGCGGCGGATCGCCGCGATCTCGGCCTCGGGAAGGAGCCGCTCCGCCCGGATAAAGTCGGTAATCTTGCCCGGCTTGGTCTTGGTCGAGCGGCGCCACAGGCCTTCGACGGACCGGAGCCGGGGCTCGGCTCGGGCCTCGATCAGGACAATCAGGCGCAGGCACCAGGAGGGAAGCGCGCGAACCTTGTCAGGCCGGATCGCTCCGCAAA
Proteins encoded:
- a CDS encoding DUF3768 domain-containing protein: MTDQLSRIATLNDRVRQGLDPAARIVITAACAAALAEGSDPDATLRAHGELLMAIDRCAFAADERDERRRGEVLFRGRAIRFAIDYYDRSLEWGSEDPGDPDVTTRVMTIMLPEDD